The Humulus lupulus chromosome 3, drHumLupu1.1, whole genome shotgun sequence genome window below encodes:
- the LOC133824268 gene encoding uncharacterized protein LOC133824268 gives MGNQNRNSPYSNSYNPSWRQHPNFSWSNQGAGPSNSSMPPRPNFLPGYPPQAPQQRPQQQAVQSSSLENMLKEYIVKNEAMIQSQAASLRNLENQVGQLANELRNRPHGTLPSDTENPRNGSKEHCKVVTLRSGKELENSKANSGHEGEPSSIQINEEIKKDTEIPSVEKSASGQNDAGMPQHQFPDSSSTRQPPPFLQRFQKQKLNSQFKNFLDILRQLHINIPLVEALEQMPNYVKFMKDILTKKRRLGEFETVALTKECSSFLQKKLPPQMKDPRSFTIPCTIGNSYCGMALCDLGASINLMPMSIFKQLGIEEVRPTTVTLQLADRSLAHPDGKIEDVLVRVDKFIFPADFIVLDYEADREVPIILGRPFLATGRTLIDVQKGELTMRVQDEKVTFNVFKAMRFPDEVEECSVVSVVDSLASREFETSNVGDPLERVLVFDSHNEEDEEEYLAWLEANSQGSRTRNRFDSLELSAREFKAPKPSIEEPPELELKFLPSHFAICLFGSIIHFTYIKGISPFLCMHKILLENNEKGSIEGQRRLNPIMKEVVKKEIIKWLDAGFIYPISDSSWVSPVQCVPKKDGITVVKNEDNELIPTRTVTGWRICMDYRKLNKATRKDHFPLPFIDQMLDRLVGREYYCFLDGYSGYN, from the exons ATGGGGAACCAAAATAGGAATAGCCCTTATTCAAATTCCTACAACCCATCATGGAGGCAACATCCCAACTTCTCGTGGAGTAATCAAGGGGCTGGGCCTAGCAACTCTTCTATGCCTCCAAGACCAAATTTCCTACCGGGTTATCCCCCACAAGCACCACAACAAAGGCCACAACAACAAGCAGTGCAATCTAGCTCTCTTGAGAACATGTTGAAGGAGTATATAGTGAAGAATGAAGCCATGATCCAAAGCCAAGCTGCATCATTGAGAAACTTAGAAAACCAAGTTGGGCAGCTAGCTAATGAGCTTAGAAATAGACCCCATGGGACATTACCAAGTGACACTGAGAATCCAAGAAATGGGAGCAAAGAACATTGTAAAGTCGTCACTTTGAGAAGTGGGAAGGAGTTGGAGAATTCCAAGGCCAATTCTGGGCATGAGggtgagccctcttcaatccaaataaatgaggaaATTAAAAAAGACACTGAAATTCCTAGTGTAGAAAAATCTGCCTCTGGCCAGAATGATGCAGGAATGCCACAGCATCAGTTCCCAGACAGCTCGAGTACAAGACAACCACCTCCATTTCTCCAGCGTTTTCAAAAGCAAAAGTTGAACTCTCAATTTAAAAATTTCCTAGACATTTTGAGGCAGCTACATATTAACATTCCCCTTGTTGAAGCCCTTGAGCAAATGCCCAACTATGTAAAGTTCATGAAAGACATCCTTACAAAGAAGAGAAGATTGGGGGAATTTGAGACAGTGGCTCTCACTAAGGAGTGTAGCTCATTCTTGCAAAAGAAGCTGCCACCACAGATGAAAGATCCTAGGAGTTTCACCATTCCATGCACCATTGGTAATTCTTATTGTGGCATGGCTTTATGCGATTTAGGTGCAAGCATTAACTTGATGCCAATGTCTATTTTCAAGCAATTGGGGATTGAAGAAGTTAGGCCTACTACAGTTACTCTTCAGTTAGCAGATAGATCCCTTGCTCATCCGGATGGGAAGATTGAAGATGTATTGGTAAGGGTAGACAAGTTCATATTCCCTGCTGATTTTATTGTGTTAGACTATGAGGCAGATAGAGAGGTGCCCATTATCTTGGGGAGGCCGTTCCTTGCGACAGGAAGAACCTTAATAGATGTGCAAAAGGGGGAGCTAACTATGAGGGTCCAAGATGAAAAGGTGACTTTCAATGTTTTTAAAGCTATGAGATTTCCTGATGAGGTGGAGGAATGCTCAGTGGTTTCAGTGGTAGATTCTTTGGCATCAAGGGAATTTGAGACGAGTAATGTCGGTGATCCATTAGAGAGGGTATTGGTGTTTGATTCACACAatgaggaagacgaggaggagtACTTAGCTTGGTTGGAAGCTAATTCGCAAGGGTCAAGAACAAGAAACCGATTTGATTCATTGGAGTTGTCGGCTAGGGAGTTCAAAGCTCCTAAACCATCCATTGAAGAGCCACCTGAGTTGGAGCTGAAATTTTTGCCATCTCACTTTGCGATATGCCTATTTGGGTCCATCATCCACTTTACCT ACATAAAGGGTATTAGTCCTTTTCTATGTATGCATAAGATTCTGTTAGAAAACAATGAAAAAGGGTCTATTGAAGGGCAAAGAAGGCTAAATCCTATCATGAAAGAAGTAGTGAAGAAAGAAATCATCAAGTGGCTGGATGCTGGCTTTATTTATCCTATCTCTGACAGTTCATGGGTGAGTCCTGTGCAGTGTGTACCCAAGAAGGATGGGATCACAGTGGTGAAGAATGAAGATAATGAGTTGATTCCTACGAGAACAGTAACTGGATGGAGAATTTGCATGGATTACAGGAAGTTAAACAAGGCCACTAGGAAGGATCATTTCCCTCTTcctttcattgatcagatgctAGATAGACTTGTTGGGAGAGAGTACTATTGCTTCCTTGATGGGTACTCTGGTTACAATTAG